From Penicillium digitatum chromosome 5, complete sequence, one genomic window encodes:
- a CDS encoding Sas10/Utp3 family protein, translated as MGSKKRKAGRPAQSKIVPEPSKFDIEERFEDSEDDFQSGRDQILLEEGPEAKRRRRVAEEEELIQPSDEEILGYESADEDDDLEDSEEEDEYDDMGQPKGGAESEEEDEGIAAWGSSKKDLYNADQIETEVDALEEEQEAKRLQLKQLQAMNEADFGFDESEWVESGKGTEDGADAGVVTEVLPQLEITEDMDTDEKLKILTSRYPEFEPLAKDFVDLQSTFEDLRQAASKASSTDDDSEEPQPSPVPVVKFRALSAYLGTISMYFMLLSSPSPDATSEHVPMTPAELRQHPVMGSLVKFRKLWNTVKDLEELEEPAEEPTKETTTETTKAPKTQETKKPKQKKLSKAEVAQAEAEALRAERLRQTEAGLADLENLATQPSRKRKTPKIKAPLKDDDSDFGDEDALTAYEAEEKAKQKRSLRFYTSQLAQKANKRNAAGRDAGGDADLPYRERLRDRQARLNAEAEKRGRKELNPDQQLGGDSDDEDRRVAKELRRGEGAKEGTDDDEYYDMVASRSKKRKDDKQARAEAHAEAERLGGKVYEQEEIGPDGKRAITYQIQKNKGLHAKRSKDSRNPRVKKRKKYEEKKKKLGSTKQLYKGGEGRGGYGGELTGIKKNLVKSVKL; from the exons ATGGGcagcaaaaagagaaaagcCGGTCGCCCAGCGCAATCGAAAATAGTCCCTGAGCCCTCCAAGTTCGACATCGAGGAGCGATTCGAAGACTCGGAAGATGACTTCCAAAGCGGCCGTGACCAGATCCTACTTGAGGAAGGCCCAGAGGCCAAGAGACGGCGGAGGGTTGCCGAGGAAG AGGAATTGATCCAGCCCTCCGACGAAGAAATCCTTGGCTATGAATCCGCagacgaggatgacgacCTTGAAGactcagaagaagaagacgaatACGATGACATGGGCCAGCCAAAAGGTGGCGCCGaatccgaggaagaagatgaaggcaTTGCTGCCTGGGGCTCATCGAAGAAAGATCTTTACAACGCAGATCAGATTGAGACTGAGGTTGACGCATTAGAGGAAGAGCAGGAGGCCAAGCGACTACAACTGAAGCAGTTGCAGGCTATGAATGAGGCCGATTTCGGGTTTGACGAGTCTGAATGGGTGGAGTCCGGCAAGGGTACAGAGGATGGCGCCGATGCTGGTGTGGTGACTGAAGTGCTTCCGCAATTGGAGATCACTGAGGATATGGATACCGATGAGAAGCTGAAGATTTTGACGTCGAGATACCCCGAGTTTGAACCCCTCGCGAAGGACTTCGTGGACCTTCAAAGCACCTTCGAGGATCTTCGACAAGCAGCCTCAAAGGCTTCCTCTACAGACGACGACTCAGAAGAGCCACAGCCTTCACCAGTGCCCGTGGTGAAGTTCCGTGCTTTGTCTGCATACCTTGGCACGATCAGCATGTACTTCATGCTCCTCTCCTCCCCCTCTCCCGATGCAACTAGCGAACATGTTCCGATGACCCCCGCCGAACTCCGACAACACCCTGTCATGGGATCGCTTGTCAAGTTCAGGAAGCTTTGGAATACCGTGAAGGATCTCGAAGAGCTTGAGGAACCCGCTGAGGAGCCTACTAAGGAGACTACGACCGAGACAACCAAGGCACCAAAGACTCAAGAGACTAAAAAGCCGAAACAGAAGAAGCTCAGCAAGGCCGAGGTTGCACAGGCAGAAGCCGAAGCTCTCCGCGCTGAGCGTCTCCGTCAAACAGAAGCCGGTCTCGCCGATCTTGAGAACTTGGCCACTCAGCCTTCACGGAAGCGCAAGACACCAAAGATCAAGGCACCCCTCAAGGATGATGATTCTGACTTCGGTGACGAGGATGCCCTCACGGCTTACGAAGCAGAGGAGAAGGCCAAGCAGAAGCGCTCGCTTCGTTTCTACACCTCGCAACTGGCCCAGAAAGCCAACAAGCGCAACGCAGCAGGCCGGGATGCCGGTGGAGACGCTGATCTTCCATACCGCGAACGTTTGCGTGACCGTCAAGCCCGTCTCAACGCGGAAGCCGAGAAGCGTGGTCGCAAAGAACTCAATCCCGACCAGCAGCTGGGCGGTGATAGTGACGACGAGGATCGTCGCGTCGCCAAGGAGCTCCGCCGTGGCGAGGGTGCCAAGGAGGGCACCGATGACGACGAATACTACGACATGGTGGCATCCCGCtccaagaagcgcaaggacGACAAGCAGGCTCGTGCAGAAGCCCACGCTGAGGCTGAGCGCCTTGGCGGAAAGGTCTATGAGCAAGAGGAGATTGGTCCGGATGGCAAGCGTGCTATCACGTACCAGATCCAGAAGAATAAGGGTCTGCACGCGAAACGCAGCAAGGACTCGCGTAACCCGCGTgtcaagaagagaaagaagtacgaggagaagaagaagaagcttggTAGTACTAAGCAGCTGTACAAGGGCGGCGAGGGCCGTGGTGGATACGGTGGTGAGCTTACGGGTATCAAGAAGAACCTGGTCAAGAGTGTTAAACTGTGA
- a CDS encoding 3-ketosphinganine reductase (Tsc10), putative: MDPRELFARSHLPRLLLSLKFSYSNTSTPILGVSALLCTIILYTMAKMFGFGSRNEFNVEGQTVVITGGSDGMGKAVALELSAKGANVVVVARTVSKLLTAVDEMKTKAANIFKQKFHYISADLTDPVECERVIAEVTTWNSGAAPDVVWCCAGFSRPGYFVDVPIQDHRQQMDTIYWTAANTAHATLRNWLNPVAPSGQMKTPRRHLIFTCSTLAFVPIAGYSPYSPAKAAIRSLSDTLSQEIEMYNGAYTQRHRSDAPAADVKIHTIFPMGILSPGFDNEQKTKPELTKKLEEADKPQTPSEVAQISIRALERGEYLITTNLVGAIMKGTALGPSPKNSIVGDTLLSWLSNLVFLQVIPDLRSKTFTWGKQNGLPSNTTSSLAS; this comes from the exons ATGGATCCTCGCGAGTTATTTGCCCGTTCGCATCTCCCTCGACTTCTCCTATCCTTGAAATTCTCATATAGCAATACCTCAACCCCGATATTGGGCGTTTCCGCACTCCTTTGCACTATTATCCTTTACACTATGGCTAAGATGTTTGGTTTCGGATCCCGAAACGAGTTCAATGTCGAGGGGCAG ACTGTGGTAATCACCGGTGGTTCCGATGGCATGGGCAAAGCTGTCGCACTCGAGCTATCCGCGAAAGGCGCAAACGTCGTCGTGGTTGCGCGCACTGTCTCCAAGCTGTTGACTGCAGTCGATGAGATGAAG ACGAAGGCAGCGAATATCTTTAAGCAGAAATTCCACTATATCAGCGCTGATCTCACTGATCCCGTCGAGTGCGAAAGAGTCATCGCAGAAGTCACAACGTGGAATTCTGGAGCTGCTCCTGACGTTGTTTGGTGCTGCGCGGGCTTCTCCCGCCCTGGATACTTCGTCGATGTGCCCATCCAAGAtcaccggcagcaaatgGACACAATCTATTGGACTGCGGCCAACACGGCTCACGCAACCTTGCGCAATTGGCTGAACCCCGTTGCTCCGAGTGGCCAGATGAAAACACCCCGGAGACACCTCATATTTACCTGCTCTACTCTTGCGTTTGTTCCCATCGCTGGCTATTCACCGTATTCGCCTGCCAAGGCAGCCATTCGTTCTCTATCCGACACTTTGAGCCAGGAAATCGAAATGTACAACGGAGCCTATACTCAACGGCACCGCAGTGACGCCCCGGCTGCGGATGTCAAGATCCACACCATTTTCCCCATGGGAATCCTCTCGCCCGGCTTCGACAACGAGCAAAAGACTAAGCCTGAATTGACCAAGAAACTTGAAGAAGCCGATAAGCCCCAGACGCCATCGGAAGTTGCGCAAATCTCTATCCGTGCCCTAGAACGTGGGGAGTACCTGATCACTACCAATCTTGTTGGTGCCATTATGAAAGGAACTGCCCTTGGGCCCAGCCCGAAAAACAGCATTGTCGGTGACACTCTGCTCAGCTGGCTTAGCAACCTGGTATTCCTCCAGGTTATTCCAGACCTTCGCAGCAAGACGTTCACTTGGGGAAAGCAGAACGGGCTTCCGAGCAATACTACCAGTTCTCTGGCTTCTTAA
- a CDS encoding Sterol desaturase family yields the protein MEALFSIPVLSVFLIPVLSSYSTSLNLLFFYMTWSTLVLSHSRLRVELWGTIAVRVIFYALPSIVFFLFDILTPSAAVLIKAHGATGLPGGKRRRWIHAKELKIAGWGLFNLFLGIAVQGILEMLLVKTLGKRSALKVSLKLPMPFEICRDLSLAMLGREFLSYVLHRYALHSKLSPTLAKWHRSWYHSLSAPFPLTAHYDHPISYLVTKFIPTYAPAVVFRFHMLTYLLYLLIISVEETFAYSGYTVMPTNFFLGGIARRTDMHLLMGARGNFGPWGVVDWILGTVVGDDSDDDVSAEADERDLRKAYEAAKRKAVGSGKSKRR from the exons ATGGAGGCCCTATTCTCAATACCAGTTTTGTCTGTTTTCCTCATTCCAGTCCTGTCATCCTACAGCACCAGCCTGAACCTCCTTTTCTTCTACATGACTTGGTCAACGCTGGTACTGTCGCACTCCCGACTCCGCGTGGAACTGTGGGGAACAATCGCCGTGCGCGTAATCTTCTACGCACTGCCGTCCAttgtcttcttcctcttcgacATCCTGACCCCGTCGGCGGCAGTTCTCATCAAGGCGCATGGCGCGACCGGCTTGCCAGGTGGGAAGAGACGACGTTGGATCCACGCAAAGGAACTCAAGATCGCCGGGTGGGGGCTGTTCAATTTGTTCTTGGGTATCGCTGTGCAGGGCATACTTGAGATGTTACTTGTTAAGACGCTTGGCAAGCGCAGTGCGCTAAAGGTATCGCTGAAGCTTCCTATGCCATTTGAGATATGTAGGGATTTGAGCCTAGCGATGCTGGGGCGAGAA tTCCTCTCATATGTCCTTCACCGCTACGCTCTCCACTCTAAACTATCTCCCACACTTGCCAAGTGGCACCGGTCTTGGTATCATTCGTTGTCTGCTCCGTTCCCATTGACCGCGCACTACGACCACCCGATTTCTTACCTGGTCACCAAATTCATCCCTACCTATGCGCCGGCCGTCGTCTTCCGTTTCCATATGCTTACCTATCTTTTGTATCTACTGATTATCTCTGTTGAGGAGACCTTCGCATATTCTGGATATACTGTCATGCCGACAAACTTCTTTTTGGGTGGCATTGCCCGTCGCACGGATATGCACCTGCTGATGGGCGCAAGGGGGAACTTCGGCCCATGGGGTGTTGTTGATTGGATTCTGGGAACTGTTGTTGGAGATGATTCCGACGATGATGTGAGTGCTGAGGCAGATGAGCGGGATTTGCGGAAAGCGTATGAGGCGGCGAAGCGAAAGGCTGTTGGGTCTGGAAAGTCAAAGCGACGATGA